A section of the Arcobacter roscoffensis genome encodes:
- a CDS encoding methyl-accepting chemotaxis protein, with product MLNNTINKKISTLIGITILILMTVFTVFMIKNINTKLIKDLEKNLQVQVGNYLQTTQIYNDTLEKNSLTLFNVFEKSFLNLRKKGERRVKINGVETLALFDGFARLNRNFDPVDRFEELTGAVSAVYVKDGDEYMRITSSLKDENGERILLDTIKKDSKTYKNINEKKKFIGLESFAGKTYMSVYSPIIKNDEIIGALFIGYDFTKGLATLKKELKKVLIGDSGYIYILDKKGNLILHKSLEGKNIFTLKDANGNEFIKNMINSKNGVLHYEYNENGSVNTKIAAFTTYDKWDWVIVAGSYEDEFLKISQEVQKIFIIATIILTLILSIMIFLLITKVISNPLEKFQDGLIDFFKYLNRTNKTAKKIDINTTDEIGKMANVINKNIEDIQIHLSQDHELIENVKTVVSKVSHGHLDNRIENTCDNPSLNELKDLINNMLDKLETFVGKDINELSRVLELYSKRDFTESLNTSHTGKIGKEIFNMNEIITEMLVDNQNDGLKLKNSSTQLSSNVNTLSTNATNQAASLEEVAASITQVTENINQTSNKAQNMFELSSTTKKSSSTGKNLANKTVHAMDEINEKVQTINESISVIDQIAFQTNILSLNAAVEAATAGEAGKGFAVVAQEVRNLASRSAEAANQIKQLVEDATIQAKEGKEISSNMINGFESLESKINETNHIITDVANAAQEQTKVMLHISDTINKLDRFTQENAQVAEEANSISKLTEDIASTVVENVNKSEFKGKK from the coding sequence ATGTTAAACAATACTATAAACAAAAAAATATCAACTCTTATTGGAATAACTATTCTTATTTTAATGACAGTATTTACAGTTTTTATGATAAAAAATATCAATACTAAACTAATTAAAGACCTAGAAAAAAACCTACAAGTACAAGTTGGCAACTACTTACAAACAACACAAATCTATAATGATACTTTAGAAAAAAATTCTTTAACACTTTTTAATGTATTTGAAAAATCTTTTTTAAATCTTAGAAAAAAAGGTGAAAGAAGAGTAAAAATAAATGGTGTTGAAACTCTAGCACTTTTTGATGGTTTTGCAAGATTAAATAGAAACTTTGACCCTGTTGATAGGTTTGAGGAATTAACAGGAGCTGTTTCAGCTGTATATGTAAAAGATGGTGATGAATATATGAGAATCACCTCATCATTAAAAGATGAAAATGGCGAAAGAATTTTACTTGACACTATTAAAAAAGATTCAAAAACCTATAAAAATATAAATGAAAAGAAAAAGTTTATTGGTCTTGAATCTTTTGCAGGAAAAACTTATATGTCAGTTTACTCACCAATAATAAAAAATGATGAAATTATAGGTGCTTTATTTATAGGATATGATTTTACAAAAGGTTTAGCAACTCTAAAAAAAGAGCTTAAAAAAGTTCTTATTGGAGATAGTGGATATATTTATATTCTTGATAAAAAAGGTAATCTTATTCTTCACAAATCTTTAGAAGGTAAAAACATATTTACACTAAAAGATGCCAATGGAAATGAATTTATAAAAAATATGATTAATAGTAAAAATGGAGTTCTTCATTATGAGTATAATGAAAATGGCTCAGTAAATACTAAAATAGCAGCCTTTACAACATATGATAAATGGGATTGGGTAATTGTTGCTGGTTCATATGAAGATGAATTTTTAAAAATATCTCAGGAAGTGCAAAAAATATTTATTATTGCTACTATTATTTTAACTCTTATTCTTTCAATAATGATTTTTTTACTTATTACAAAAGTAATATCAAATCCTTTAGAAAAATTCCAAGATGGATTAATTGACTTTTTTAAATATTTAAATAGAACAAATAAAACTGCTAAGAAAATTGATATTAATACTACAGATGAAATAGGTAAAATGGCTAATGTTATTAATAAAAATATTGAAGACATACAAATTCATTTATCACAAGACCATGAATTAATTGAAAATGTAAAAACTGTAGTAAGTAAAGTTAGTCACGGTCATTTAGATAATCGAATAGAAAACACTTGTGATAATCCTTCTCTAAATGAATTAAAAGATTTAATCAATAACATGCTTGATAAATTAGAGACATTTGTAGGTAAAGATATAAATGAACTAAGTAGAGTCCTAGAACTATACTCAAAAAGAGATTTTACAGAATCTTTAAATACAAGCCATACTGGAAAAATTGGAAAAGAGATTTTTAATATGAATGAGATTATTACTGAGATGTTAGTTGATAATCAAAATGATGGTTTAAAATTAAAAAATAGTTCAACACAATTATCATCAAATGTAAATACCTTAAGTACAAATGCAACTAATCAAGCAGCATCACTAGAAGAAGTAGCTGCATCAATTACGCAAGTAACTGAAAATATTAATCAAACAAGTAACAAAGCTCAAAATATGTTTGAATTATCTTCAACAACAAAAAAATCTTCATCAACAGGTAAAAATTTAGCAAATAAAACAGTTCATGCTATGGATGAAATAAATGAAAAAGTTCAAACAATTAATGAGTCAATTAGTGTAATTGACCAAATTGCCTTCCAAACAAATATTCTTTCACTAAATGCAGCTGTTGAAGCAGCAACAGCTGGTGAAGCTGGTAAAGGTTTTGCAGTAGTTGCGCAAGAAGTAAGAAACCTAGCTTCAAGAAGTGCAGAAGCAGCAAATCAAATTAAACAATTAGTTGAAGATGCTACTATTCAAGCTAAAGAAGGAAAAGAGATTAGCTCTAATATGATTAATGGATTTGAGTCATTAGAAAGTAAAATAAATGAAACAAATCATATTATTACAGATGTTGCAAATGCAGCACAAGAACAAACAAAAGTAATGCTTCATATTAGCGATACAATAAATAAACTAGATAGATTTACACAAGAAAATGCACAAGTAGCAGAAGAGGCAAATAGCATTTCTAAATTAACAGAAGATATTGCTAGTACTGTTGTTGAAAATGTAAATAAAAGTGAATTTAAAGGTAAAAAATAG
- a CDS encoding L-serine ammonia-lyase, whose protein sequence is MTIFNLFKIGIGPSSSHTVGPMLIAKRFVDLIKKQNHFSNFDRIKIELFGSLGATGIGHHSNSAVLLGLMGNEPKTVDTNTINQKIDEIKSSSKIKLLDEKKIDFSYENDLILYTNKTLDFHPNAIKLSIYKNETELFCKTYYSIGGGEVISEDEIDSKKSNEKTLPYDFASAKELLQKAKENNLSISQLILENEKVYKSEENIKKDLLEIWNVMKGCVSQGLKGEGFLPGGLKVPKRAFNIHQKLKAKVPNDPLAIVDWINLYALAVNEENASGSRVVTAPTNGASGIIPAVLHYITNFLNHKNEEEVVINFLLTAGAIGLLYQKNASISGADVGCQGEVGVACSMAAAGMASYLGANIKQVENAAEIAMEHNLGLTCDPIGGLVQIPCIERNAMAAMKAVNAARMAINEDGKHYVSLDSVIKTMYDTGKDMQNKYKETSMGGLAVNYIEC, encoded by the coding sequence ATGACTATCTTTAACCTTTTTAAAATAGGTATTGGACCTTCTAGTTCTCATACTGTAGGACCAATGCTTATTGCAAAAAGGTTTGTAGATTTAATAAAAAAGCAAAATCACTTCTCAAATTTCGACAGAATTAAAATAGAATTATTTGGCTCACTTGGGGCTACAGGAATTGGTCATCATAGCAATAGTGCTGTTTTATTAGGTCTAATGGGAAATGAACCCAAAACAGTAGATACAAATACAATAAATCAAAAAATAGATGAAATCAAAAGTTCATCAAAAATCAAGCTATTAGATGAAAAAAAGATTGATTTTTCATATGAAAATGATTTGATTTTATACACAAATAAAACCCTAGATTTTCATCCAAATGCAATAAAACTAAGTATTTATAAAAATGAAACTGAACTATTTTGTAAAACTTACTATTCAATTGGTGGAGGAGAGGTAATAAGTGAAGATGAAATTGATTCTAAAAAATCAAATGAAAAAACTCTTCCTTATGATTTTGCTAGTGCAAAAGAGTTATTACAAAAAGCAAAAGAGAATAATCTAAGTATTTCACAACTTATATTAGAAAATGAAAAAGTCTATAAAAGCGAAGAGAATATAAAAAAAGATTTATTAGAAATTTGGAATGTTATGAAAGGCTGTGTTTCACAAGGACTTAAAGGGGAAGGCTTTTTACCAGGTGGTCTAAAAGTACCTAAACGTGCTTTTAATATTCATCAAAAATTAAAAGCGAAAGTTCCTAATGACCCTTTGGCAATAGTAGACTGGATAAATCTATATGCCCTCGCAGTTAATGAAGAGAATGCCAGTGGAAGTAGAGTAGTAACTGCTCCAACAAATGGTGCATCAGGAATCATTCCAGCTGTATTGCACTATATAACAAACTTTTTAAATCACAAAAATGAAGAAGAAGTAGTAATTAATTTTTTACTAACTGCTGGAGCTATTGGTCTTTTATATCAAAAAAATGCTTCTATTTCAGGTGCTGATGTGGGATGCCAAGGGGAAGTTGGGGTTGCTTGTTCTATGGCTGCGGCTGGTATGGCTTCATATTTAGGTGCAAATATCAAGCAAGTAGAAAACGCAGCTGAAATTGCAATGGAACATAATTTAGGACTTACTTGTGATCCAATAGGTGGACTTGTACAAATTCCTTGTATTGAGAGAAACGCAATGGCAGCTATGAAAGCTGTAAATGCTGCACGAATGGCTATAAATGAAGATGGGAAACATTATGTTTCATTAGATTCTGTTATCAAAACCATGTATGATACAGGAAAAGATATGCAAAATAAATATAAAGAGACTTCTATGGGCGGTTTAGCCGTTAATTATATAGAATGTTAG
- a CDS encoding amino acid ABC transporter ATP-binding protein, with protein sequence MSELEYMIQLKEVNKWYGDFHVLKNVNLNVKKGERVVICGPSGSGKSTTIRCMNRLEAFQEGQIIINGLELTEDVKRIREVRTHVGMVFQHFNLFPHLSILENLILAPTWVGKKPRKEAIKTAMHYLERVKIADQADKYPNQLSGGQQQRVAIARCLCSNPDIMLFDEPTAALDPEMIGEVLDVMTELANDGITMVCVTHEMGFAKKVADRVIFMDAGQIVEENTPHEFFDNPQSDRLKLFLQQILDH encoded by the coding sequence ATGAGTGAATTAGAATATATGATACAACTAAAAGAAGTTAATAAATGGTACGGGGATTTCCACGTACTTAAAAATGTTAATTTAAATGTAAAAAAAGGTGAAAGAGTTGTTATTTGTGGACCCTCAGGGTCTGGTAAATCTACAACTATTAGATGTATGAATAGACTTGAAGCTTTCCAAGAAGGTCAAATTATTATTAATGGTTTAGAATTAACAGAAGATGTAAAAAGAATTAGAGAAGTGCGAACTCATGTTGGAATGGTTTTTCAGCACTTCAACCTTTTTCCTCATCTTTCAATCTTAGAAAACTTAATTCTAGCTCCAACATGGGTTGGTAAAAAACCAAGAAAAGAAGCTATTAAAACAGCTATGCACTATTTAGAGAGAGTTAAAATTGCAGACCAAGCTGATAAGTATCCAAATCAATTATCAGGAGGACAACAACAAAGAGTTGCAATTGCTAGATGTTTATGTTCAAATCCAGATATTATGTTATTTGATGAACCAACAGCAGCATTAGATCCTGAAATGATTGGTGAAGTTTTAGATGTTATGACTGAACTTGCTAATGATGGAATTACTATGGTTTGTGTAACTCATGAAATGGGCTTTGCAAAAAAAGTAGCAGATAGAGTTATCTTTATGGATGCAGGACAAATCGTAGAAGAAAATACTCCACATGAGTTCTTTGACAATCCTCAATCAGATAGATTAAAACTATTCTTACAACAAATATTAGATCACTAA
- a CDS encoding amino acid ABC transporter permease, producing the protein MAIYEKLEARPAPSSTKGIIHWAKENLFNSILSTVLTLVSFYFLYLIVPPLLDWMIFDATWSGTKEEITKDGARWIFIFEKFNQFIYGFYPEELYWRPNLALFIFVVYVIAFKMIDNIKVKAFIILSFPVITYILVAGGFGLEVVETDKWGGLLLTIIVASVGIIASFPIGIIFALGRQSDMPIIRTISIIYIEFIRGVPLITILFMASVILPLFFPEGMDFDKLLRALIGITLFQAAYIAEVIRGGLQAIPKGQYEAADALGLTYWKKMGLVILPQALKISIPNIVGSFISLFKDTTLILIIGLFDVLAMVTLTNSDTNWLGFETEGYVFVTMIYWVICFSMSKYAKSIENRFNTNHR; encoded by the coding sequence ATGGCTATTTATGAAAAACTAGAAGCAAGACCTGCTCCTTCAAGTACAAAAGGTATTATTCACTGGGCAAAAGAGAATTTATTTAATTCTATTCTTAGTACAGTTTTAACATTAGTATCATTTTATTTTCTTTATCTAATTGTTCCTCCTTTATTAGATTGGATGATTTTTGATGCTACATGGAGTGGTACAAAAGAAGAGATTACAAAAGATGGTGCTAGATGGATTTTTATTTTTGAGAAATTCAATCAGTTTATTTATGGTTTCTATCCAGAAGAATTATACTGGAGACCTAACTTAGCTTTATTTATTTTTGTTGTTTATGTAATTGCATTTAAAATGATAGATAATATAAAAGTTAAAGCTTTTATCATTCTTTCTTTCCCTGTAATTACTTATATTTTAGTTGCAGGTGGATTTGGTTTAGAAGTAGTTGAAACTGATAAATGGGGTGGATTACTACTTACTATTATTGTTGCATCTGTTGGTATTATTGCTTCTTTTCCTATAGGTATTATTTTTGCACTAGGAAGACAATCTGATATGCCAATTATTAGAACAATATCTATTATATATATTGAGTTTATTAGAGGGGTTCCTTTAATTACTATTTTATTTATGGCATCTGTAATCTTACCTTTATTCTTCCCTGAGGGAATGGATTTTGATAAATTACTAAGAGCATTAATTGGTATTACTTTATTCCAAGCTGCATATATAGCAGAGGTTATAAGAGGTGGATTACAAGCTATTCCAAAAGGACAATATGAAGCAGCAGATGCTTTAGGTTTAACTTATTGGAAAAAGATGGGATTAGTAATCTTACCACAAGCATTAAAAATTTCTATTCCAAATATTGTTGGTTCATTTATTTCACTATTCAAAGATACAACTCTTATTTTGATTATTGGATTATTTGATGTTCTTGCAATGGTAACACTTACAAATAGTGATACAAACTGGTTAGGATTTGAAACAGAAGGTTATGTTTTCGTAACAATGATATATTGGGTTATTTGTTTTAGTATGTCTAAATATGCTAAATCAATTGAAAATAGATTTAATACAAATCATAGATAA
- a CDS encoding amino acid ABC transporter permease translates to MNKKNKPPMLSSAFYNNPENRAIIYQVMALAAIFLFTYFVLNNMFINIEKRGINTGFDFLGSEAGFGILQSLIAYDESDTHGKVFIVGLLNTILVSAIGIIFATLIGLLVGIGRLSKNWMVSKLSMVYVETFRNIPILLQILFWYNVVLAALPSPRQSISFFDSIFFNNRGLYIPKPILESGFIAVIIAFVLAIVAVIYLSNWAKKRHDETGEEFPLFGTSLAILIGAPVLVYFLSGTPATLEYAQLKGFNFRGGWTLIPELLALAFALSIYTATYIAEAVRAGIEAVPKGQKEAAHALGLKDYIILKKVVLPQALRVIIPPVINQYLNLVKNSSLATAIGYPELVTIFSGTSLNQVGQAIEIILMTMAVYLTLSILISVLMNYANKKMQIKER, encoded by the coding sequence ATGAATAAAAAAAATAAACCCCCAATGCTTTCAAGTGCATTTTATAACAATCCTGAAAACAGAGCAATTATTTATCAAGTAATGGCACTTGCAGCAATATTTTTATTTACATATTTTGTTTTAAATAATATGTTTATAAATATAGAAAAACGTGGAATTAATACAGGTTTTGATTTCTTAGGCAGTGAAGCTGGTTTTGGAATTTTACAATCATTAATTGCATATGATGAATCAGATACCCATGGAAAAGTATTTATAGTTGGTTTATTAAATACAATTTTAGTTTCTGCTATTGGTATTATCTTCGCAACTCTTATTGGTTTACTAGTAGGTATTGGTAGACTTTCAAAAAACTGGATGGTTTCAAAACTATCAATGGTATATGTTGAGACATTTAGAAATATCCCTATTCTTTTACAAATTCTTTTTTGGTATAACGTTGTTTTAGCAGCCCTACCAAGTCCAAGACAAAGTATTTCTTTTTTTGACTCTATTTTTTTTAATAATCGTGGTTTATATATTCCTAAGCCTATTTTAGAAAGTGGTTTTATTGCAGTTATAATTGCTTTTGTATTAGCTATTGTTGCTGTTATTTATCTATCAAATTGGGCCAAAAAAAGACATGATGAAACAGGAGAAGAGTTTCCCTTATTTGGAACTTCTCTAGCAATTTTAATAGGTGCACCTGTTTTAGTTTATTTTTTAAGTGGTACACCTGCTACATTAGAGTATGCACAGTTAAAAGGTTTTAACTTTAGAGGTGGATGGACACTAATTCCAGAACTACTTGCCTTAGCTTTTGCACTTAGTATTTATACTGCTACTTATATAGCAGAAGCCGTAAGAGCTGGTATTGAAGCTGTTCCAAAAGGACAAAAAGAAGCTGCTCATGCTTTAGGATTAAAAGACTATATTATTCTTAAAAAAGTTGTTTTACCACAAGCATTAAGAGTTATTATTCCACCTGTAATTAATCAGTATCTAAATTTAGTAAAAAATTCATCACTAGCTACAGCTATTGGTTATCCAGAGTTAGTAACTATTTTCTCAGGTACTTCACTAAATCAAGTGGGACAAGCAATTGAAATTATCTTAATGACAATGGCAGTTTATTTAACGTTAAGTATTCTTATTTCAGTACTAATGAACTATGCAAATAAAAAAATGCAAATAAAGGAGAGATAA
- a CDS encoding transporter substrate-binding domain-containing protein → MRFLKTASLSIASVALLASVSTADTLDSVKKKGVLNCGVSTGIAGFSATDSSGQWKGLDVDMCKAVASAVFGDPSKVKYVALTAKERFTALQSGEIDLLSRSTTWTNTRDTSLGLNFAGVNY, encoded by the coding sequence ATGAGATTTTTAAAAACTGCTTCATTAAGTATAGCATCGGTAGCTTTATTAGCAAGTGTTTCTACAGCAGATACATTAGATTCTGTTAAGAAAAAAGGTGTTTTAAATTGTGGTGTATCTACTGGTATTGCTGGTTTTTCTGCAACTGATTCTAGTGGACAATGGAAAGGTTTAGATGTTGATATGTGTAAAGCTGTTGCATCTGCTGTTTTTGGTGATCCATCAAAGGTTAAGTATGTAGCTTTAACTGCTAAAGAGAGATTTACGGCATTACAAAGTGGTGAAATCGATTTATTATCTAGATCAACTACTTGGACTAATACAAGAGATACATCTTTAGGTCTTAACTTTGCTGGTGTAAACTACTAA
- the cobA gene encoding uroporphyrinogen-III C-methyltransferase produces the protein MAKVYLTGAGPGDIELMTIKALRVVQNADVIIYDRLANIEILKEAKKDAKLIFVGKEKGNHRVPQDEINELIYQSALKYENVVRLKGGDPFVFGRGGEEALYLKQRDIKFEIIPGVTSAISVPAYAGIPITHRGVTPSFRVVTGHRKSSDNIAKINWDSFIEDETIVFLMGLHNIELIVGKLLEVGKKEDYPCAIISNGTTKDQKVTTGTLSNIVSKSKEAQSPAIIIVGEVVNLRNELKWFN, from the coding sequence ATGGCGAAGGTATATTTAACAGGAGCAGGTCCTGGAGATATAGAACTTATGACAATAAAAGCATTAAGAGTTGTACAAAATGCTGATGTAATAATATATGATAGATTAGCAAATATCGAAATATTAAAAGAAGCAAAAAAAGATGCAAAGCTTATTTTTGTAGGAAAAGAAAAGGGAAACCATAGAGTTCCTCAAGATGAAATAAATGAACTTATTTATCAAAGTGCTTTAAAGTACGAAAATGTTGTAAGACTAAAGGGTGGAGATCCTTTTGTATTTGGTAGAGGTGGAGAAGAAGCTTTATATTTAAAACAAAGAGATATAAAGTTTGAAATCATACCAGGAGTTACCTCAGCTATTTCAGTACCTGCTTATGCTGGTATACCTATTACACATAGAGGAGTTACTCCTTCTTTTAGAGTTGTTACAGGTCATAGAAAAAGCAGTGATAATATCGCCAAAATAAATTGGGATAGTTTTATAGAAGATGAGACTATTGTATTTTTAATGGGATTACATAATATTGAATTAATTGTTGGTAAACTTTTAGAAGTGGGTAAAAAAGAAGATTATCCATGTGCTATAATCTCAAATGGTACAACTAAAGACCAAAAAGTAACAACTGGAACATTAAGCAACATTGTTTCAAAATCAAAAGAAGCTCAAAGTCCTGCAATCATAATAGTAGGTGAAGTAGTAAACTTAAGAAATGAATTAAAATGGTTTAATTAA
- a CDS encoding type IV pili methyl-accepting chemotaxis transducer N-terminal domain-containing protein: MNQNTIGRKIRVIGILFIILMTIIIATTVYLSDKNKKDALVINIAGKERMLTQKISKNIFYLYHNNAYSFTELDSATLEFIYNLNSLKDGNKLIGIFKAPTDEIASQISKVEILWNNFYNNINRFKELSLKRDLNNEKELKSIVNTIYKTNNHLLEEVDKLVSMYTTYTEGKSQYIQYMQYVFALIIIFLIIYSFSQLKKMEVNAKKFLEYSKKVVQSEGNEPLVPIKIEAEKEIVEATDTINCFINKVNSAVEYSSSASKKLEEITNEFDEILDELNNNTNISSQQLNKSEDMVIESQEELINSSKKLQELKKQLDSLINNCKTH, from the coding sequence ATGAACCAAAATACAATCGGAAGAAAAATAAGAGTCATAGGTATTTTATTTATTATATTGATGACTATAATTATTGCAACTACTGTTTACTTAAGTGATAAAAATAAAAAAGATGCCTTAGTAATTAACATTGCGGGTAAAGAAAGAATGTTAACGCAAAAGATTTCTAAAAATATTTTTTATTTATATCATAATAATGCCTATTCTTTTACAGAATTAGATAGTGCAACTTTAGAGTTTATTTATAATCTGAATTCATTAAAAGATGGTAATAAGCTAATTGGTATTTTTAAAGCTCCCACAGATGAAATTGCTTCACAAATTTCAAAAGTTGAGATTTTATGGAATAACTTTTATAACAATATAAATAGATTTAAAGAGTTATCTTTAAAAAGAGATTTAAATAATGAAAAAGAATTAAAAAGTATTGTTAATACTATTTATAAAACAAACAATCATCTTTTGGAAGAAGTTGATAAACTTGTATCAATGTATACAACATATACAGAAGGAAAATCTCAATACATACAATATATGCAATATGTCTTTGCGTTAATCATAATATTCCTAATCATATATAGTTTCTCTCAATTAAAAAAAATGGAAGTAAATGCTAAGAAGTTCTTAGAGTATTCAAAGAAAGTTGTTCAAAGTGAAGGGAATGAACCTTTAGTTCCTATTAAGATTGAAGCAGAAAAAGAGATTGTTGAAGCAACAGATACAATTAACTGTTTTATAAATAAAGTGAATTCAGCCGTTGAATACTCAAGTAGCGCTTCAAAAAAACTTGAAGAAATCACAAATGAATTTGATGAAATTCTTGATGAACTTAACAATAATACAAATATCTCATCACAGCAATTAAACAAAAGTGAAGATATGGTTATTGAATCACAAGAAGAACTAATCAATTCATCAAAAAAACTTCAAGAATTAAAAAAACAATTGGACTCTTTAATAAACAACTGCAAAACTCATTAA
- a CDS encoding Crp/Fnr family transcriptional regulator has product MRIQETISKISFFNSLSDEQIDEMSSISNVINYPKDSILYYESDSLNNLLFLVKGLIKIYKVDKFDNDIFLYHIYENSMISELISLRNDEIYCFSNAEFTEDSTILSIDFKKFQELFLSKNILTMDLMEILLEKTHQLQCIVNRELVFDATAKVAFMLNQDLEMFNKLKRQEVSFMLHIQPETLSRVLKRLVRNETIEIESGKVKIINKEELTSTFRGVGV; this is encoded by the coding sequence TTGAGAATACAAGAAACCATCTCAAAAATAAGTTTTTTTAATAGTTTAAGCGATGAACAAATTGATGAAATGTCATCTATTTCAAATGTAATAAACTACCCAAAAGACTCCATTTTATACTATGAAAGTGATTCTTTAAATAATTTACTTTTTTTAGTAAAAGGTTTAATTAAAATATATAAAGTTGATAAATTTGACAATGATATTTTTTTATATCATATCTATGAGAACTCAATGATTTCTGAACTAATTTCATTAAGAAATGATGAAATTTACTGTTTTTCAAATGCAGAGTTCACAGAAGATTCAACTATTTTATCAATTGACTTTAAAAAGTTTCAAGAACTTTTTTTATCAAAAAATATTTTAACTATGGATTTAATGGAAATTCTTTTAGAAAAAACCCATCAGTTACAATGTATTGTAAATAGAGAACTTGTATTTGACGCAACTGCAAAAGTTGCTTTTATGCTTAACCAAGACCTTGAAATGTTTAATAAATTAAAAAGACAAGAAGTCTCATTCATGTTACATATTCAACCTGAAACTCTATCTAGAGTACTAAAAAGACTAGTTAGAAATGAAACTATAGAAATAGAAAGCGGAAAAGTGAAAATCATAAATAAAGAAGAATTAACATCTACTTTTAGAGGAGTAGGAGTATGA
- a CDS encoding glycosyl transferase has product MSFKKYIKAVGTGPKGNRELEEDEIIDAIKLILNRDVTDAQIGAFLVAWRTKFETIGELKGTVKALKSFMNPKKVEDSMELGYSFDGRVKNPFLFPLFDGILEEFYQKNKDIRKLNLVISGDFVQPAKNGLTTKEIFENLDLGRFLFYFNRIEYLNKLSDLTTLRHELGLRTAFNTVEKLLNPGLSEYGVTTAFHKPYVQKYLDIFEEDFKEVIVVKASEGSPEVFKNGKFWRKVENEIVETSFDLKNYGVFYDKEFDKITLNEALNIVKNPDDAILRLAKFNVALYLVFSNRVKTLEEAWERLN; this is encoded by the coding sequence ATGAGTTTTAAAAAATATATAAAAGCAGTTGGAACAGGGCCTAAAGGTAATAGAGAACTTGAAGAAGATGAGATTATTGATGCAATTAAATTAATATTAAATAGAGATGTTACAGATGCACAAATAGGAGCTTTTTTAGTAGCTTGGAGAACAAAGTTTGAAACAATAGGTGAATTAAAAGGAACTGTAAAAGCTCTTAAATCTTTTATGAATCCAAAAAAAGTTGAGGACTCTATGGAACTTGGATATTCTTTTGATGGTAGAGTGAAGAACCCATTTCTATTTCCATTATTTGATGGTATTCTTGAAGAATTTTATCAAAAAAACAAAGATATAAGAAAATTAAACCTTGTTATTTCAGGTGATTTTGTGCAACCTGCAAAAAATGGACTAACAACTAAAGAAATATTTGAAAATCTTGACCTAGGTCGATTTTTATTCTACTTTAATAGGATAGAATACTTAAATAAGTTGAGTGATTTAACAACTTTAAGACATGAATTAGGACTTAGAACAGCTTTTAATACAGTAGAAAAGCTTTTAAATCCAGGTTTAAGTGAATATGGTGTGACAACGGCATTTCATAAACCATATGTTCAAAAATATTTAGATATTTTTGAAGAAGATTTTAAAGAAGTTATTGTAGTTAAAGCAAGTGAAGGTAGTCCTGAGGTGTTTAAAAATGGTAAGTTTTGGAGAAAAGTTGAAAATGAAATTGTAGAGACATCTTTTGATTTAAAAAACTATGGTGTTTTCTATGACAAGGAATTTGATAAAATCACTTTAAATGAAGCTTTAAATATAGTTAAAAACCCAGATGATGCGATATTAAGACTAGCAAAGTTTAATGTAGCTTTATACTTAGTATTTTCAAACAGAGTAAAAACTCTAGAAGAAGCTTGGGAAAGGTTAAATTAA